A stretch of DNA from Micromonospora sp. NBC_01813:
CGAGGCCACCGCCGGATCGATCGAGCAGCGACTGCGCACCGAACTGGCCGACGCGTACGCCGGCACCTGGGTCGCCGAGGACGGACGTACCGTCGTCGTCGGGGTGACCGACCCCGCCCAGGCCGACCGGGTCCGCGCGGCCGGTGCGCAGGCGCGGACCGTCACCCGTGGCCTCGCCGACCTGGAACGGCTCGCCGCCGGACTGGACCGCCGCGCGAAGGCGGCCGGCTCCGCCGTGCACGCCTGGTACGTCGACCCGGTCAGCAACACGGTCGCGATCCAGGCCGCCGACGCCGCATCGGCCACCGGCTTCGCCCACACCGCCGGACTGCCCGCCGACGCCGTCTCGGTGGTCCGGGCCGACGAGGCGTACCGCCCCGTCGCCGACATCCGGGGCGGCGACCAGTACGTGATCAACAACAGCGTGCTCTGCTCGGTCGGGTTCGCCGTCGCCGGCGGCTTCGTCACCGCCGGCCACTGCGGCGGCGTCGGCGCGACCACCGCCGGCAGCGGGATCGCGCAGGGGACCTTCCGTGGCTCGTCGTTCCCGGGCGACGACTACGCCTGGGTGCAGACCAACTCCAGCTGGGTCTCCCGGCCCTGGGTGAACAACTACAGCGGCGGCACCGTCAACGTCACCGGCTCGCAGGAAGCGGCGGTCGGGGCCTCGATCTGCCGGTCCGGCCGGACCACCGGCTGGCGCTGCGGCACCATCACCGCGAAGAACGTCACCGTCAACTACTCCGGACAGCTCGTCTACGGGCTGGTCCGCAGTACCGCGTGCGCCCAGGGCGGCGACTCCGGCGGAGCGGTGCTCGCCGGCACCCAGGCCCAAGGCGTCACCTCGGGTGCCGGCGGCACCTGCTCCTCCGGTGGCACCACCGTCTACCAGCCGGTCAACGAGATCCTGAGCCGGTACGGGCTGTCGCTGACCACCACCGGTGGCGGCGGGTCGACCAGCCGGCTCATCGGGCTCGGCGACAAGTGCATCGACGTACCGAACTCCAACGCGGTCGACGGCCAGCACCTGCAGCTGTACCGCTGCAACGGCACCGCCGCGCAGAACTGGACGTTCCCCGGCGACGGCACCATCCGGGCGATGGGGCTCTGCATGGACGTCGCCTGGGGTTCCACCGCCAACAACGCGGTCGTCCAGCTCGCGAACTGCAGCGGCAACCCGGCCCAGCAGTGGGTGCTCAGCGGTGCCGGTGATCTGGTCAACCCGCAGGCGAACAAGTGCGTCGATGTCGTCAACGGGAGCACCGCCGACGGTGCCCGGCTGGTCATCTACGAGTGCCTCGGCGGCGCCAACCAGAAGTGGCGGCGCGGCTGACGAACCAACCCATGATCAGGTCCCTGACGGGTGCTGATCAGGAACCCGACCGGGCCCGGCAGGCAGAAACACCGGGTCCGGTCGGGTGCGTCGCAGGCCACGGGTCAACAACAGCGTGGTGACCAGCGACAACCCAGCCAGCACGGCCACCGCCAGATGCGTCGCCAGCTGATCGGCGATCACCCCGGCCAGGATCGCGCAGACCGCCTGCCCAGCCAGCATGCCGTTCTGCTGCAGACCGAGCACCTGGCCGCGTGCGTACGCCGGAGAGTGCGCGATCAGCCGCTCCTGCAGCGGCAGCGAGGCGGCGAAGCCGACCGAGGCGACCAGGGCGAGCAGCATCGCCACCGGCAGGTCCGGACGCACCAGGAAGACGAGGTACGGCAGCGGAAGTAGCAGCCGCAGCGGCAGGACGCACCGCTGACGGACGGCCGGCGACAGGAACCGACCCACCAGCACGTCGCCGGTGAGCATCCCGAGCGCACCGGCGGCGAACAGAAATCCAGCCCGGTCCCCGGCGTACGGCACGAACAGGGCCTCGCAGCCGACGACCAGCCCGTTGGGCAGCCACAGATTGAGCAGCAACGACCGTCGCCCCGGATCCGCCCACAACTCCCGGTTGACCCGCCAGGTGCGGGCGGCCGAGGCCCGGTCGGTGGTCCGGGCCGGCCGCTCCGCCAGGCCGAACCAGGTCACCGCCGCGGCCACCGCGCGCAGCGCGGCGGCGATCAGAAACACCTGGTACGGGCTGAGCCAGACCAGCAGGATGCCGCTCGCGCCGAAACCGGCTATCTGCATCACGCCCACGCTGGCGTTCATCGTGGAGCGGCCCAGCACGTACGCCCCGCCCGGCAGGATGTCGTTGATCAGCGCCCACCGGGCACCGCCGGTGATCGACCCGACGTAGGTGACCAGCCCGATGATGGCGAACCGGGCCCACAGCGGCAGCCCCGGCACGGCCTGCGCGGCGGCACCGGCCACCGCGACCAGCGCGGCGATCGTCAGCGCCCGGCGCGGCGGCAGGCTGTCCGCCGCCGACAGCAGGGTCACGCTGCCGAGTACGCCGGCCAGTGGCGCCCCGAACATGCTCAGCGCGGTGAGCAGGGCCGACCCGGTCGTCGCGTAGGTCAGCGCGCCGAGCGCCAGCGACGAACTGGTGTGCGCGGCGATGCCGGCGCAGTTGGCCACGAACAGGTTGCGGAACTCACGGACCGCGAACAACTCCGAGTACGTCCTCACTCGGCAGATCCTGCGGCCTGGCCGCACCGGTCCGTTAGTGTTACGTCTGGAGGCGAAACGTGACGGTCTGGCAGGTGCCAGCGGACCTGTTGGCCCGCAGCCGGTTCGTGATCTCGCCGTTGACCGACACCGTCGCCGCGTTGAAGGCACTGCACGATCCACGTCGACCATGGCAGCACGACTGGCGCCGCCCGCACCTGGCCGCCTTCCAGGCCATGCTGGACACCCGACCGGTGATCCGCGAGCTGCTGGCAGCGTCGTTCCGGCCGCGCTGGATAGCGGACTATCTCAGCCTGGCGCCGCCGACGGCGGAACCGACCTTCGCCGAGGAACTCGCCGCCGTCGTCGCGCGCTCCGATGAGCAGATCCGGGCCGACCTGCGGGAAACCCGGCCCGGTCCGCTCGCCGATGTGCTGTTGGCCGACGGCCTCGCCGGGCAGGCGGCGGAGCTGCTCGACTGGGTGTGGCGGCACGCCGTACGGCCGCAGTGGCCAGACCGGGAGCGTCGGCTGCGGGCCGACATCGTGGCCCGCACCGCCCGACTCAGCAGCCAGGGCTGGGCGGGAGTCTTCGCCGACCTCAACCACAAGATGCGGTGGCTGGGCGACGGGCGGCTTCAGGTCAACGACTATCCGTCGCCGCCGATCGCACTCGACTCGGCCGCACGGCTGGTCTTCGTCCCCGCGCACTGTGCCCGTGGGTGGATGGTGCGCGACCACGCCACCAGGTTCGGCATGGTCTACCCGGTCAGCGGCATCCTCGCCGGCCCGGCACCGGTGCCGGCGGCCGGGCTGGACCGGCTGATCGGTGCCAACCGGGCGGCGATCCTGACCCGGCTGGCGACCCCGCTGAGCACCTCGCACCTGGCGGCGGTCACCGGGCTCGGCATGGGCACGGTCGGCGACCACCTGAAGGTGCTGCTCGACGCGGGCCTGGTCGCCAAGCGTCGGTCGGGGCGGGAGGTGCTCTACTGGCGTACGCCGCTCGGCGTGGCGCTGGCCGACCCCGATGCGGGTGTCGCCAGTG
This window harbors:
- a CDS encoding ricin-type beta-trefoil lectin domain protein gives rise to the protein MKNKLGALLGLALGVSLLTTPTPAGAAPAAGNPDGPPLGAAPVATQPADLPAGQLAALRRDLDLTAAELTTRLAVEATAGSIEQRLRTELADAYAGTWVAEDGRTVVVGVTDPAQADRVRAAGAQARTVTRGLADLERLAAGLDRRAKAAGSAVHAWYVDPVSNTVAIQAADAASATGFAHTAGLPADAVSVVRADEAYRPVADIRGGDQYVINNSVLCSVGFAVAGGFVTAGHCGGVGATTAGSGIAQGTFRGSSFPGDDYAWVQTNSSWVSRPWVNNYSGGTVNVTGSQEAAVGASICRSGRTTGWRCGTITAKNVTVNYSGQLVYGLVRSTACAQGGDSGGAVLAGTQAQGVTSGAGGTCSSGGTTVYQPVNEILSRYGLSLTTTGGGGSTSRLIGLGDKCIDVPNSNAVDGQHLQLYRCNGTAAQNWTFPGDGTIRAMGLCMDVAWGSTANNAVVQLANCSGNPAQQWVLSGAGDLVNPQANKCVDVVNGSTADGARLVIYECLGGANQKWRRG
- a CDS encoding MFS transporter, which gives rise to MRTYSELFAVREFRNLFVANCAGIAAHTSSSLALGALTYATTGSALLTALSMFGAPLAGVLGSVTLLSAADSLPPRRALTIAALVAVAGAAAQAVPGLPLWARFAIIGLVTYVGSITGGARWALINDILPGGAYVLGRSTMNASVGVMQIAGFGASGILLVWLSPYQVFLIAAALRAVAAAVTWFGLAERPARTTDRASAARTWRVNRELWADPGRRSLLLNLWLPNGLVVGCEALFVPYAGDRAGFLFAAGALGMLTGDVLVGRFLSPAVRQRCVLPLRLLLPLPYLVFLVRPDLPVAMLLALVASVGFAASLPLQERLIAHSPAYARGQVLGLQQNGMLAGQAVCAILAGVIADQLATHLAVAVLAGLSLVTTLLLTRGLRRTRPDPVFLPAGPGRVPDQHPSGT
- a CDS encoding helix-turn-helix domain-containing protein, translated to MTVWQVPADLLARSRFVISPLTDTVAALKALHDPRRPWQHDWRRPHLAAFQAMLDTRPVIRELLAASFRPRWIADYLSLAPPTAEPTFAEELAAVVARSDEQIRADLRETRPGPLADVLLADGLAGQAAELLDWVWRHAVRPQWPDRERRLRADIVARTARLSSQGWAGVFADLNHKMRWLGDGRLQVNDYPSPPIALDSAARLVFVPAHCARGWMVRDHATRFGMVYPVSGILAGPAPVPAAGLDRLIGANRAAILTRLATPLSTSHLAAVTGLGMGTVGDHLKVLLDAGLVAKRRSGREVLYWRTPLGVALADPDAGVASGMES